A region of Toxorhynchites rutilus septentrionalis strain SRP chromosome 1, ASM2978413v1, whole genome shotgun sequence DNA encodes the following proteins:
- the LOC129762318 gene encoding potassium channel subfamily K member 9 isoform X1, giving the protein MKRQNIRTLSLVVCTFTYLLIGAAVFDALESETEARRWEFLKSVKANFVAKYNITPEDYHMIEIVITENKPHKAGPQWKFAGAFYFATVVLAMIGYGHSTPVTIGGKAFCMAYAMVGIPLGLVMFQSIGERLNKFASVVIRRAKKYLRCQQTEATEMNLMLATGLLSSVIITTGAAVFSKYEGWSYFDSFYYCFVTLTTIGFGDYVALQNDQALINKPGYVALSLVFILFGLAVVAASINLLVLRFMTMNAEDIRREEAEMQSSVEGFNYECESTGKLLSCANLNYCSEIEEEDTSVCSCTCLGGNSFTTHEHEFLLDQGYHPADIITSTISLKRMSI; this is encoded by the exons ATGAAGCGTCAGAACATACGAACTCTCTCACTAGTGGTTTGCACATTCACTTATCTGCTGATAGGAGCGGCCGTGTTTGATGCGCTGGAATCAGAAACAGAAGCTCGACGGTGGGAATTTTTGAAGA GCGTAAAGGCCAACTTCGTGGCTAAATATAACATCACACCTGAGGACTATCACATGATCGAGATTGTCATAACGGAGAACAAACCACATAAAGCCGGTCCCCAATGGAAGTTTGCAGGAGCATTCTATTTCGCTACCGTTGTGCTAGCAATGATTGGCTACGGCCACTCCACACCGGTCACAATCGGTGGCAAAGCGTTCTGCATGGCGTACGCAATGGTGGGAATTCCTCTAGGGCTGGTCATGTTCCAGAGTATCGGTGAACGTCTCAATAAGTTTGCGTCTGTGGTTATTCGAAGAGCGAAAAAATATCTCCGCTGTCAGCAGACGGAAGCTACGGAAATGAATCTTATGCTGGCTACCGGTTTGTTATCATCAGTGATAATTACGACTGGAGCAGCGGTGTTCTCGAAATACGAAGGATGGTCTTATTTCGACAGTTTTTATTACTGTTTCGTTACGCTGACGACGATTGGCTTTGGTGATTATGTAGCTCTCCAAAACGACCAGGCTCTTATCAACAAACCAGGCTATGTAGCGCTTAGTTTGGTGTTTATTCTATTCGGACTAGCGGTAGTGGCCGCAAGCATTAATTTGCTAGTGTTGCGTTTTATGACCAT GAATGCCGAGGATATTCGACGCGAGGAAGCCGAAATGCAATCATCCGTGGAGGGCTTCAACTATGAATGTGAATCTACAGGGAAACTACTCTCCTGTGCCAATCTGAACTACTGTTCCGAAATCGAGGAAGAAGATACGTCGGTTTGTTCTTGCACGTGTTTGGGAGGCAACAGTTTTACAACGCACGAACATGAGTTTTTATTAGACCAAGGATACCACCCGGCAGATATTATAACCAGTACGATTAGCTTGAAACGAATGTCGATTTAA
- the LOC129762318 gene encoding potassium channel subfamily K member 9 isoform X2 — MSNLFLDAHGVKANFVAKYNITPEDYHMIEIVITENKPHKAGPQWKFAGAFYFATVVLAMIGYGHSTPVTIGGKAFCMAYAMVGIPLGLVMFQSIGERLNKFASVVIRRAKKYLRCQQTEATEMNLMLATGLLSSVIITTGAAVFSKYEGWSYFDSFYYCFVTLTTIGFGDYVALQNDQALINKPGYVALSLVFILFGLAVVAASINLLVLRFMTMNAEDIRREEAEMQSSVEGFNYECESTGKLLSCANLNYCSEIEEEDTSVCSCTCLGGNSFTTHEHEFLLDQGYHPADIITSTISLKRMSI; from the exons ATGAGTAATTTGTTTCTAGATGCCCATG GCGTAAAGGCCAACTTCGTGGCTAAATATAACATCACACCTGAGGACTATCACATGATCGAGATTGTCATAACGGAGAACAAACCACATAAAGCCGGTCCCCAATGGAAGTTTGCAGGAGCATTCTATTTCGCTACCGTTGTGCTAGCAATGATTGGCTACGGCCACTCCACACCGGTCACAATCGGTGGCAAAGCGTTCTGCATGGCGTACGCAATGGTGGGAATTCCTCTAGGGCTGGTCATGTTCCAGAGTATCGGTGAACGTCTCAATAAGTTTGCGTCTGTGGTTATTCGAAGAGCGAAAAAATATCTCCGCTGTCAGCAGACGGAAGCTACGGAAATGAATCTTATGCTGGCTACCGGTTTGTTATCATCAGTGATAATTACGACTGGAGCAGCGGTGTTCTCGAAATACGAAGGATGGTCTTATTTCGACAGTTTTTATTACTGTTTCGTTACGCTGACGACGATTGGCTTTGGTGATTATGTAGCTCTCCAAAACGACCAGGCTCTTATCAACAAACCAGGCTATGTAGCGCTTAGTTTGGTGTTTATTCTATTCGGACTAGCGGTAGTGGCCGCAAGCATTAATTTGCTAGTGTTGCGTTTTATGACCAT GAATGCCGAGGATATTCGACGCGAGGAAGCCGAAATGCAATCATCCGTGGAGGGCTTCAACTATGAATGTGAATCTACAGGGAAACTACTCTCCTGTGCCAATCTGAACTACTGTTCCGAAATCGAGGAAGAAGATACGTCGGTTTGTTCTTGCACGTGTTTGGGAGGCAACAGTTTTACAACGCACGAACATGAGTTTTTATTAGACCAAGGATACCACCCGGCAGATATTATAACCAGTACGATTAGCTTGAAACGAATGTCGATTTAA